Genomic segment of Benincasa hispida cultivar B227 chromosome 1, ASM972705v1, whole genome shotgun sequence:
TTCAAGAACAAAATTGATTTAAGAAAGTTGAGGAACCAAAAGTGCCtttttaacttatatatatgACTTTGACAATATTATAAGAACAAAAGATATATgtttggttaaattataaatttggttcATGTTTTGTGTCcgatagatttttttaatttcaaagtttAGAAACTATATGAAGGTTTAGAAATTAAAGTTATATATTTACAATTGGGAGCTCTTACAGTCTAGCTGCAATGATCAATTTCTCCCCGTCAAGGTCTGCTGCTGGCAaatcctttttctttataaatgtGTAAAGAAGCTGCCAAAAAGTGGCCGAACATTATGTAGCATTTAACATTAGAGATAGCGATGGGGGTGGGGCGATGCAAGAGAAGAGACACTGCTAATAAAAGATGAATAGTAGAACCAAAGACTTGctttattatttaaatcaatGGATACAATCTCAATAAGAAGAATATCATAGACCCTTTTTCTGAACCTGCTAATTACTATTACAAATCTTAGTAATAAAGTACTGTAACAATAATAAGAATATGGTTAACTCCTTGTACAGAATAGAACCCAAATATCCAACTCTGATGCAGCCACCAAAATCAATACCTACGAACAAATaccataaagaaaaaaattagaaaaacacgTTGAATATAACTCCCAAATGTTAACGTTGGGAAAATGCAACTTATGAAGCCTTTTTTTGTAGCTTTACAAGTTGCAATCACAGATATATTCTACAAGCCAAGAGAAAAGAATGGACTTCGAAGActtaaattttagagaaaagatCCGCAGAGTATGTGATTACAGCATATTACCTCAAAGAAGATATCACTGCAAAATTACTAGGCAGTTCAGCTTCAGTCAGCCTGCAACAAGGCAAACCACAGCAACATCAGTACCAGTAATGAGGAATGGGAAGCCAGAATGTATTATGCCTAACAACAATGTAGCAAAAGAGCAAAAAACTATTTGTGTGGATGAACGTTTACCACTTTCACAATAGCTAGATTTATggtttagaaataaaaaatatactttCCAACCATGTATTTGTATTTAAAGGTCATGAAATTAACACCCACATCACGACAATAACTTCTAATAATCTCTAATGAATTGCATACATGGTTTCTGTGCACTAGCTACTAGGACAAAGGGCACAGTCTAATATGTATAGATTCAGGGCCACGAAACTTCAAACCACAGATCATAATTTCCAGACATCTAACTACCAGGCATGTAAAAATATTGAACAATCAAATTCCCCACAAATAAAGAGACCCTTAGCGTGAGTTTTGTTCTCAATCACGGTTTTGAAAGCTAAGTTCCTAAATTTGGCTACAAACCAAACTTCATGAGTTTTCTCGACAGCATAATTAAGGCTGAGATCCagtttttctattaaaaaattgCAAGATGtgttaaagaaaattaaaatcatagcATTATCAAGAAAACTTGACCTTTTCAGTTTTTGGAGTAAAAACGGCTTTAACGGATTCAAACACCTCCTCGACAGGCCTTGCAGCATCAATCTAAAAAGTGTAGAACATGATTCAAAATctagaataaaaataataataaattttgaaaataaaataaaataaaaatatgtcaAAAAGTATAGAAGCCTGGAGAGAGAATCAAACACCTTCCGAACTTTCCCTTTGGATTCATAGTATTGAATCACAGGAATGCTAGACTCCAAGAAAACCCTAAATCGCTTCCTAATTGTTTCAATGTTGTCGTCCACTCTTCCCTGAATTAAATCCATAAAGACAATTCATAAcgtgaaattaaattttcaaagaaCAAATAAATACAAGAGAAATTTATCACTTCAAACCTCGTTCCTACGCAACAGGCGCTTCTCCATCACTTCCTCGGGACAATCAAAGAATAGGACAACGGATGGTTCAATGCCTGTCTGCAAAACACCAATGAAATATACAGTTGAATCAAGCACTGCCTTGAATTgtacaacaacctcaacaatcaATACATAATggatctactttttttttaaaaaaaaaaaaggaaagagagagaaggggaaaaaaagccTATGCccagaaaaaagagaaaaatggctTACAACAACTTCAAACGCAGCACGATTTTCCTCATTACGAGGGAATCCATcaataagaaaattttcattgcCACTTTCCTCTATTGCTCGTTGAAGAAGCTTTATGGTGACCTCAGAAGGAACAATCTTCCCTTCTTTGATCATGTTTTGAATCATTGtgctaataaaataaaagaaacaaaatggtAGAGTCAGCAGATACTATATATTTTGTAAGTGGTGAAGTTGGGTTGGATAATGCTATAAAAGGAAAGAAACGAGGAGATTTAGCAGATAGTATATGAAAAGGGAGTATtcacatttagaaaaaaatCGATACTGGAAGAAAAAGAACTGTATAACTTAGATGTAAAACCTCCGGACAAATGCTGAACTCCTTCCAAACACAATGCTGATAAGTGAGAAATTAATATGGTTATAATTTATAACCCAAATATAATCCAAAGTTATCAATTTCTTGACCGCAAATGTTAtgctaaagaaattaaaatgttgAAGTAAAATAAATTCTTAGTAACTTGATTAGCTAAATATAGAACAAGAAGAACCAAAAATTGGAAGAAGATTATTCATTTTCAAGTGTTAATACCACACGAATCCTGGATATTGCTAGATTTAGCCAAAACCACAAGTTCTTTCCTACATAAATCTTTcagtttatataattaaatagtgCAAGGTCAAGAATCAATTGATTCTAAGCAGTACGACTCAATTTTTCATCATAAAGCATTGAGCACAAATAGGAAATCACAGGAAAGTCAGAATTTCGTATAAGAAATTTGACACCTAGAATCCATGGAATTCCAGCCTATGGCAACTACGcgtgaataaataaataaagactaCATGAATTGCGTACAAGTTTTGACAACATATGTACAAGGACATATTTCATACCCATTCTCAGAACCAGATTTGATCTCTGCCCGGAGAAGATCACCAGCACTGAGATGAGTGTACCCAAAGTGTTCAACGATATTTGAACATTGAGTACCCTTACCACTACCTGGCCCGCCTGGTAATAAGAAAATCCAACTACCACTTAGCACCCAAAACAAAATTTAGCATAAAAGAAACGTAGGATCTTCTCATAAGGAAACTAGAAAAGAAGAGAACCTATAATTCATGTAATCGTTGAAAAGTATACTCACCCAAAACAAAGACAACAGTAGGCTTCTTCTCAGCTAAGCTTCCATTAGTTTCCTGTAATTGCATTTTAATTGTGTAAATCAGAAGAAGATGTAATAAAAATTCAGGATCAAATAGTTCATAGACGGAAGCAAAGACAAACATCCCCACAACACTTGTGTCCAGGAAAATCCCTTGATGGAGATTCCTCCATATAAGAAGTAAAAACATAGTCAAATCTTACCTTGATTGGAGCAGCATCAACGACAGTCCCCATGACACCAATTTTAAAGTGAACAAACTATCTACACAAAAGCCgtataaaaatatttcaaaaccaGTTTTAAGCACTCAAGCAAGGAGTGGAGAACAGGAAAGATGAAAACATGATATAATTTTCATGctgaaattaaaaagataagtCGGAAGAACATTAAGCTCAATGTATAAACTGTTAAAACGTGAATGACATAAAACCATATCTCCTCAATCTACTTATTCTCCAAATTCTCAAACACTGAGAAAAAAGAACACTGATCGAAATCTTCCAAACATTAATATGAATATCAGCTTTGAACAAATTTTTACAGATCCACCTTGCCTGGCCGTGGTAATccatttaaacaaataaaacatcaagaACAGTATAAGATCACCATTTAGGATCCAGAAATAACAGCATGCACTACTTCACGACATTCAAAACGCTAATAGTACTGTCGTCAGTGAAGATTCGagcaaaaagaaaattgaacatAATCATAATTAGGGAACAGCCAGACCAAAGAAAATGCAAGCAAATAAGCAAAGACTTCACAATTCATTCTCAATTTGCACACCAGAAAAATGGCGGTAAAAAATTTCAAAGCCAGATCTAAGCGAGTAAACCCGAAACGAACtagtttcaaataaaaaaacacaaCAAACTCCTCAGGAGCTCAAAATTTCTCTATCTTCCACGAGGTTTCACAATGGCAGAAGAAAAACACAACTGGATCCAAACGGAAGCAGCGAAAGGAGACAAATCAAGAGCAA
This window contains:
- the LOC120091468 gene encoding UMP-CMP kinase 3 isoform X1; protein product: MGTVVDAAPIKETNGSLAEKKPTVVFVLGGPGSGKGTQCSNIVEHFGYTHLSAGDLLRAEIKSGSENGTMIQNMIKEGKIVPSEVTIKLLQRAIEESGNENFLIDGFPRNEENRAAFEVVTGIEPSVVLFFDCPEEVMEKRLLRRNEGRVDDNIETIRKRFRVFLESSIPVIQYYESKGKVRKIDAARPVEEVFESVKAVFTPKTEKAD
- the LOC120091468 gene encoding UMP-CMP kinase 3 isoform X2 — protein: MIQNMIKEGKIVPSEVTIKLLQRAIEESGNENFLIDGFPRNEENRAAFEVVTGIEPSVVLFFDCPEEVMEKRLLRRNEGRVDDNIETIRKRFRVFLESSIPVIQYYESKGKVRKIDAARPVEEVFESVKAVFTPKTEKAD